In Gammaproteobacteria bacterium, the following proteins share a genomic window:
- a CDS encoding pteridine reductase, with translation MSERAQWVLVTGGARRIGRAIVKAFHARGFNVWIHYRDSQAEAESLAEGCHQIRQDSARTLRGDLTQTSDCEQIVRQIKETTGLNVLVNNASAFYPTPVESATMAEVQQLWEANAGAAFRLTSALTACLRAGRGSVVNIIDAMSERAQPGYVPYQMAKAGMMAMTRGLAVELAPDIRVNAVSPGAILWPEGKAALDEEARASLLREIPLKRLGQPEDIAQMVVFLACDAHYVTGQVIAVDGGRSLAASVQPPSPTNCL, from the coding sequence ATGAGTGAGCGAGCACAATGGGTGTTGGTGACAGGAGGCGCGCGCCGTATTGGACGCGCTATCGTGAAAGCATTTCATGCACGCGGCTTTAACGTTTGGATTCATTATCGTGACTCGCAAGCGGAAGCAGAAAGCTTGGCTGAAGGGTGTCACCAAATCAGACAAGACAGTGCAAGAACGCTCCGTGGCGATTTGACACAAACGTCCGATTGTGAACAGATAGTTCGACAAATCAAAGAGACGACAGGCCTCAATGTTCTGGTGAATAATGCTTCTGCGTTTTACCCCACGCCTGTCGAAAGTGCGACAATGGCTGAGGTTCAGCAACTTTGGGAAGCGAATGCTGGTGCGGCATTTCGGTTGACGAGCGCTTTGACCGCGTGCCTTCGCGCGGGCCGTGGGAGTGTTGTCAATATCATTGATGCGATGAGCGAACGTGCTCAACCGGGTTATGTGCCGTACCAAATGGCCAAAGCGGGGATGATGGCCATGACGCGGGGTTTGGCCGTGGAGTTGGCGCCCGACATTCGGGTCAATGCCGTCAGTCCTGGCGCCATATTGTGGCCAGAAGGCAAAGCGGCGCTTGATGAGGAAGCTCGGGCCTCTTTGCTTAGGGAGATCCCGCTGAAGCGGCTCGGCCAGCCTGAAGACATTGCCCAAATGGTGGTCTTTTTGGCGTGCGATGCTCACTACGTCACGGGTCAGGTGATTGCTGTTGATGGCGGACGTTCGCTGGCCGCCAGTGTTCAGCCGCCATCACCAACTAATTGTCTTTGA
- a CDS encoding class I SAM-dependent methyltransferase translates to MDYRARIFRELQQLGDLPPPTDEAIAHSEKLDHYLRHLATENGGTLFFDEFMEAVLYAPQLGYYEAGATKFGPAGDFVTAPEISSLFGACLAHQIIELFKAGATKQILEFGAGSGALAESVLAELALLDALPDRYLILERSADLSARQAQRLASWQAKGVKVEWLSRMPSHFNGLIVANEVLDAMAVKVWRYHNNTLEEQAVEPRDDGWQKVWHAPSTSLQQWFSALPEPLRSTLPDGYTSEANLQQDGWIRTLGAQLNTGAILVIDYGFPQHEYYHPQRPGTLMCHYRHHAHSEPTYLLGLQDITAHIDFTSLAKSASAVDLTVAGYIDQANFLTNCGLTNIMTRTAGNDLNQMARLAQQAKLLLLPSEMGELFKVMMLTKNLPQHSWLGFMHGDRRHRL, encoded by the coding sequence ATGGACTATCGTGCGCGAATCTTCCGCGAACTTCAACAGCTTGGCGATTTGCCCCCCCCGACGGACGAGGCCATCGCGCACAGCGAAAAATTAGACCATTACCTGAGACATCTTGCCACCGAAAATGGTGGCACGCTTTTCTTTGACGAGTTTATGGAGGCAGTGCTGTATGCGCCGCAGCTTGGCTATTATGAGGCTGGCGCGACCAAGTTCGGGCCTGCCGGAGATTTTGTCACTGCGCCCGAGATTTCGTCGCTTTTCGGTGCCTGCCTTGCCCACCAGATTATCGAATTATTCAAGGCTGGCGCGACCAAGCAGATACTAGAATTTGGCGCCGGCAGCGGAGCGTTGGCCGAGTCTGTGCTGGCAGAATTGGCCTTACTTGATGCATTGCCGGACCGGTATTTGATCCTTGAACGTTCCGCCGATCTCAGCGCACGACAAGCACAACGATTGGCGTCTTGGCAAGCCAAAGGCGTCAAAGTGGAATGGCTGTCCCGCATGCCATCTCACTTCAATGGGCTGATCGTTGCCAACGAGGTGTTGGATGCCATGGCCGTCAAAGTCTGGCGTTATCACAACAACACGCTGGAGGAACAGGCGGTTGAACCAAGGGACGATGGCTGGCAAAAAGTTTGGCATGCCCCATCGACAAGCTTGCAACAATGGTTTTCCGCGTTACCTGAGCCACTTCGCTCAACCCTCCCAGACGGCTATACGTCGGAAGCAAACCTACAACAAGATGGCTGGATTCGCACGCTCGGCGCACAATTGAACACTGGCGCGATACTCGTCATTGATTATGGTTTTCCTCAACACGAATACTATCATCCCCAGCGTCCCGGCACCTTGATGTGTCATTACCGGCATCACGCCCACAGCGAGCCGACCTATCTATTGGGATTACAAGACATCACCGCCCACATTGACTTCACCTCGTTGGCAAAGTCGGCAAGTGCCGTGGACCTCACCGTGGCGGGTTACATCGATCAAGCCAATTTTCTCACAAACTGCGGACTCACTAACATCATGACACGAACAGCGGGCAACGATCTTAACCAGATGGCGAGACTGGCCCAGCAGGCCAAACTACTGCTACTCCCCTCAGAGATGGGCGAACTGTTCAAGGTCATGATGTTGACCAAAAATCTTCCACAACACTCTTGGCTCGGTTTCATGCACGGAGATCGTCGCCATCGTCTGTAA
- a CDS encoding undecaprenyl-diphosphate phosphatase, whose amino-acid sequence MTYWEAVILAIIQGLTEFLPISSSAHLILPSQLLGFPDQGLAFDVAVHVGTLLAVLLYFRQELQPLTKAFFHSFVTRRLDDDARLAWGVIIGTIPAGLIGLLANDFIEANLRSTQVIAITTLIFAPLLYWGYRVAVKHTQSEYSLTLPKALLIGLAQSLALIPGTSRSGVTMTAGFFLGLSPTAAARFSFLLSIPVITLAGGLKTYELMSSAHFVDWGHIAIGVIASAITAYLTIRFFMAFLQRVGMTPFVIYRILLGLVLLAM is encoded by the coding sequence ATGACCTATTGGGAAGCAGTGATACTCGCAATCATTCAAGGGCTCACCGAATTTCTGCCTATCTCGAGCTCAGCACATCTTATTTTGCCCTCTCAATTACTTGGCTTCCCCGATCAGGGACTGGCTTTTGATGTGGCCGTTCATGTGGGGACATTGCTCGCAGTGTTGCTCTATTTTCGCCAAGAATTACAGCCATTGACAAAAGCATTCTTCCACTCGTTTGTCACGCGACGGCTTGACGACGATGCCCGTCTGGCATGGGGCGTCATCATTGGCACCATCCCGGCCGGATTAATCGGGTTACTGGCCAATGATTTTATCGAAGCCAACTTACGCTCCACGCAAGTGATCGCCATCACGACGCTAATTTTTGCGCCACTGCTTTACTGGGGATACCGTGTCGCGGTCAAACACACCCAAAGTGAGTATTCGCTCACTCTACCCAAGGCCTTGCTCATCGGCCTTGCGCAATCACTGGCACTCATTCCGGGCACGTCCCGTTCCGGCGTCACGATGACAGCAGGCTTCTTTCTCGGATTGTCACCAACGGCAGCCGCTCGATTTTCCTTTTTACTGTCTATTCCAGTGATCACACTGGCCGGTGGACTCAAAACCTATGAGCTGATGAGCAGTGCGCACTTTGTCGATTGGGGACACATTGCCATAGGTGTCATTGCCTCGGCCATTACCGCCTATCTCACCATACGTTTCTTCATGGCTTTTCTCCAGCGCGTAGGAATGACCCCGTTTGTCATTTACCGTATCTTGCTGGGGCTGGTGCTCTTGGCCATGTGA
- a CDS encoding peroxiredoxin: MVRRIVLLASFIVACLVNAAVTTGMLAPEFKLQDQHGNWHKLSDYRGKWVVLYFYPKDETPGCTIEARNFRDAQAELAALNAVVIGISLDDVKSHADFAKTEKLNFPILADVDQKAAKAYGVLTSLGPIKYTKRETFIIDPAGNVVKHYADVAPKRHANEVIQDLKKLSVELAN, encoded by the coding sequence ATGGTGAGAAGAATCGTGTTATTGGCTTCGTTTATCGTCGCATGCTTGGTTAACGCAGCCGTGACTACCGGGATGTTGGCGCCTGAATTCAAATTGCAGGATCAGCATGGCAACTGGCATAAGCTCTCAGACTATCGTGGCAAATGGGTCGTGCTTTATTTTTATCCAAAAGACGAAACGCCCGGTTGTACCATTGAAGCCAGAAACTTTCGTGATGCCCAAGCTGAACTCGCAGCATTAAATGCGGTGGTCATCGGCATCAGCTTAGATGATGTTAAGTCACACGCAGACTTTGCCAAGACGGAAAAACTCAACTTTCCGATTCTCGCGGATGTTGACCAAAAGGCTGCCAAGGCCTATGGGGTACTCACATCGCTTGGCCCCATCAAATATACCAAGCGCGAGACATTCATCATTGACCCAGCTGGCAACGTTGTGAAGCATTACGCAGACGTGGCCCCCAAGCGACACGCAAACGAAGTGATACAAGATCTGAAAAAACTCAGCGTGGAACTGGCCAATTAA
- a CDS encoding TMEM165/GDT1 family protein, giving the protein MDWKAFATIFISVFLAELGDKTQLATLLFATDGKTSRWLVFAAAATALVATTAIGVLVGQQIARWIAPKHLSLVAGFGFIAIGVWVVVSTLKN; this is encoded by the coding sequence ATGGACTGGAAAGCATTTGCCACCATTTTCATTTCTGTTTTTCTGGCCGAGCTCGGCGACAAAACACAACTCGCCACATTACTCTTTGCCACCGATGGCAAAACCAGTCGCTGGCTCGTCTTTGCCGCCGCCGCAACAGCGCTTGTGGCAACCACCGCGATTGGTGTTTTAGTTGGCCAACAAATCGCCCGCTGGATTGCCCCCAAACATCTCAGTCTAGTGGCTGGCTTTGGTTTTATTGCAATTGGCGTTTGGGTGGTTGTGAGCACGCTGAAAAATTGA
- a CDS encoding EAL domain-containing protein, translating into METVAFEHSTEQLSQILFEVIHLVSDETELSEVYAGIHKQLKKLMPAANCIFIRLPEDKSGFVIDYYADECHQVPLRELQTLPRSRLDRTLTGLMLTQMALCHFRRAEINQMIESRQIEAIGEVPTEWLGVPLMLDDRVAGAMVIQTYRDDEGYNQQQKQVLNVIARQVALALLLFEQRQRLADGERRLKEEVAARTAELKATITALRRNMEERRAMEARLAHQSLHDSLTGLANRQLFANRLQQALRVRERERREVAVIFLDLDHFKNINDALGHDAGDQLLKVVAQRLEAATRPNDTVARFGGDEFAILLTSIRHRNEALQIARRIHTELRQPVILNGREVVPGGSLGVSTTELSEARSEALMRDADAAMYRAKARGKQQVCLFDTSIHQDVSRRLFLENELRRALRQQDELFMVYQPILALSSGQPVGFEALVRWQHPERGVIPPDVFIPVAEASGQILALGHYVLEAVVSQLKVWDDSRFWVSVNVSPIELLHGDFVSHMMRICQRHKVDPRRLHLEVTESVVIENVLSAQACLRILQEQGIRAALDDFGTGYSSLRYLQTLPFDYIKVDKAFVQVLSENNMDPIVETLAFLRQRIDKKLIAEGVETLEQLTILQHLHYDFAQGYLFAKPMGADDVPGFYRNFNFSACSQPPKRQLQ; encoded by the coding sequence ATGGAAACGGTAGCATTTGAACATTCAACGGAACAGCTTTCCCAAATCTTGTTTGAGGTTATCCACCTCGTCTCTGACGAAACAGAGCTTTCCGAGGTCTACGCCGGGATTCATAAACAGCTTAAGAAACTGATGCCCGCCGCGAACTGTATTTTTATTCGTTTGCCAGAAGATAAAAGCGGTTTCGTGATCGACTATTATGCCGATGAATGTCATCAAGTGCCGCTGCGTGAATTACAAACATTACCGAGGTCACGGCTTGATCGGACGCTGACGGGCCTCATGCTGACACAAATGGCGTTGTGTCACTTCCGCCGGGCTGAAATCAATCAAATGATCGAGAGTAGACAGATAGAGGCCATCGGCGAAGTGCCCACGGAATGGCTTGGCGTACCGTTGATGTTGGATGATCGTGTGGCGGGCGCCATGGTGATTCAAACCTATCGCGATGATGAAGGCTACAATCAGCAGCAAAAACAAGTGTTAAATGTCATTGCTAGGCAGGTGGCACTCGCGCTTTTGCTGTTTGAACAGCGACAAAGGCTTGCCGATGGCGAACGACGTTTAAAAGAGGAAGTGGCAGCGCGCACGGCAGAGCTAAAAGCGACGATCACCGCACTTCGGCGCAATATGGAAGAGCGACGAGCGATGGAAGCTCGGCTCGCACATCAGAGTTTACATGATAGCTTGACTGGACTTGCCAACCGACAGTTGTTTGCCAATCGCCTGCAACAAGCGTTAAGGGTGAGGGAAAGAGAGCGCCGAGAAGTCGCTGTTATTTTTCTGGATCTCGATCATTTTAAAAACATTAACGATGCCCTTGGGCACGATGCGGGTGATCAGCTGCTCAAGGTGGTGGCACAGCGTTTGGAGGCAGCGACGCGACCGAATGATACGGTGGCGCGATTTGGGGGCGATGAGTTCGCCATATTGCTGACCAGTATTCGCCATCGTAACGAAGCGCTGCAAATTGCCAGGCGAATCCATACAGAGTTGCGACAACCAGTCATTTTAAATGGGCGAGAGGTTGTGCCTGGCGGCAGCTTGGGCGTTTCCACGACCGAGCTCAGTGAAGCGCGTAGCGAGGCACTGATGCGCGATGCTGACGCCGCGATGTATCGGGCAAAAGCGCGAGGCAAACAGCAGGTATGTTTGTTTGATACGAGCATTCATCAGGACGTCAGTCGTCGTCTGTTTCTTGAAAATGAATTGCGTCGTGCTTTGAGGCAGCAGGACGAGTTATTTATGGTCTATCAGCCAATTCTGGCCTTAAGCAGTGGCCAACCAGTTGGTTTTGAAGCACTCGTTCGCTGGCAACATCCGGAACGTGGAGTAATTCCCCCTGATGTCTTTATTCCCGTGGCCGAGGCCAGTGGCCAGATTCTCGCATTGGGGCACTATGTGCTTGAGGCGGTGGTGTCGCAGTTGAAAGTTTGGGATGACAGTCGTTTCTGGGTGTCGGTCAATGTCAGTCCGATTGAATTGCTGCATGGCGATTTTGTGAGTCACATGATGCGAATATGCCAGCGCCACAAAGTTGATCCGCGTCGGTTGCATCTTGAGGTGACCGAGTCGGTGGTCATTGAAAACGTACTTTCTGCACAAGCCTGTTTACGTATCTTGCAAGAACAGGGAATCCGTGCTGCACTAGACGATTTTGGCACCGGGTATTCGTCGCTTCGTTATTTACAAACGTTGCCATTTGATTACATCAAGGTCGATAAGGCATTTGTGCAAGTCCTTTCGGAGAACAACATGGATCCAATTGTGGAAACACTGGCGTTTTTGCGCCAACGCATTGACAAAAAGTTGATCGCTGAAGGCGTTGAGACACTGGAACAGTTAACCATATTGCAGCATTTGCACTATGACTTTGCCCAGGGTTACCTATTCGCCAAACCCATGGGGGCCGATGATGTTCCAGGTTTTTATCGTAATTTCAATTTTTCAGCGTGCTCACAACCACCCAAACGCCAATTGCAATAA
- the tsaD gene encoding tRNA (adenosine(37)-N6)-threonylcarbamoyltransferase complex transferase subunit TsaD, producing MPVLGIETSCDETGVALYDGEQGLIGHALYSQASLHADYGGVVPELASRDHVRKLVPLIRQLLNTTGLSLTDIRAIAYTKGPGLVGALLVGASFGRTLAYMLDRPAIGVHHMEGHLLAPMLEVPAPKFPFVALLISGGHTQLFEVQGIGQYRLLGESVDDAAGEAFDKTAKVLGLGYPGGPALSKLAEAGDPHRWTFPRPMTDRPGFDFSFSGLKTFAANTFQQSPQDLQAKRDLARAFEEAVADTLAIKCRRALTATGLKTLVVAGGVGANHRIRARLNEVCDKLGGKLYCPRPEFCTDNGAMIALAGWYRWQAGETEPLAITAKPRWPLAEESESRT from the coding sequence ATGCCTGTGCTCGGCATAGAAACTTCCTGCGATGAAACCGGAGTGGCGCTTTACGATGGTGAGCAAGGCCTCATCGGGCATGCGCTCTACTCTCAGGCAAGTTTGCATGCCGACTATGGTGGTGTGGTACCGGAGCTCGCATCACGCGACCATGTCAGAAAGCTGGTTCCGCTGATACGGCAACTACTCAATACAACGGGTTTGTCGCTCACGGACATTCGTGCCATCGCTTATACCAAGGGCCCAGGGCTTGTCGGCGCCCTCCTTGTCGGTGCGTCATTCGGACGCACGTTGGCATACATGTTGGATCGGCCAGCCATTGGCGTCCACCATATGGAAGGCCATTTACTGGCACCAATGCTTGAAGTACCTGCACCAAAATTTCCATTTGTCGCCCTATTGATTTCCGGTGGGCATACGCAACTGTTTGAGGTTCAAGGCATCGGACAATACCGCTTGCTCGGCGAAAGTGTTGACGATGCAGCAGGCGAGGCCTTTGACAAGACCGCCAAAGTGCTGGGGCTAGGCTATCCAGGCGGCCCTGCCCTATCAAAACTGGCGGAAGCAGGTGATCCACACCGCTGGACCTTTCCTCGACCCATGACCGATCGCCCGGGTTTTGACTTCAGTTTCAGTGGTCTCAAAACCTTCGCCGCCAATACCTTTCAGCAATCTCCCCAAGATCTTCAGGCCAAAAGAGACCTCGCTCGGGCGTTTGAAGAAGCTGTGGCGGACACGCTGGCAATCAAGTGCCGCCGCGCCTTAACCGCCACCGGCCTCAAAACATTGGTGGTCGCTGGCGGTGTCGGGGCAAATCATCGCATTCGGGCACGTCTGAACGAAGTTTGTGACAAACTTGGGGGAAAACTTTATTGCCCACGTCCTGAGTTTTGTACCGATAATGGCGCCATGATTGCCCTTGCCGGATGGTATCGCTGGCAAGCTGGCGAAACTGAACCATTAGCGATTACCGCCAAACCACGTTGGCCATTGGCCGAAGAAAGTGAATCTCGCACATAA
- the folB gene encoding dihydroneopterin aldolase, with product MDIVYIRDLKIDTVIGIFDWERQVKQTVSLDIEMATDIRPAAASDSIEDALDYKAVAKRIIHFVEASDFQLVETLAERIADIIVNEFHVPWVKLRVSKPGALRGSMDVGVIIERKAEG from the coding sequence ATGGACATCGTCTATATTCGCGATCTCAAGATTGATACGGTTATCGGAATTTTTGACTGGGAGCGACAAGTCAAACAGACAGTATCGCTGGACATTGAAATGGCGACAGACATTCGTCCGGCCGCCGCAAGCGATAGCATTGAAGATGCGCTGGACTATAAAGCCGTCGCTAAGCGCATTATCCACTTTGTTGAGGCAAGCGACTTTCAACTCGTCGAAACCTTGGCTGAACGTATCGCGGACATCATCGTCAATGAGTTTCATGTGCCTTGGGTCAAACTGCGTGTTTCCAAACCCGGGGCCTTGCGCGGCTCCATGGATGTCGGCGTCATCATTGAACGGAAAGCAGAGGGATGA
- the folK gene encoding 2-amino-4-hydroxy-6-hydroxymethyldihydropteridine diphosphokinase, with protein MSTTVYLGLGSNIEPAKHIRSAIVALRNAFGPLDISPIYESRAVGFEGDNFLNLVVQLTTHQTLLELIDTLHSIEDQLGRRRNGPKFSARTIDIDILLYGELVCDKPITLPRPEITENAYVLKPLCDLAPDVFHPGTDLTYRELWQRYPKDKQSLWPVSLDL; from the coding sequence ATGAGTACGACAGTCTACCTTGGTCTGGGTAGCAACATTGAACCAGCCAAACATATCCGAAGCGCCATAGTTGCGCTGCGTAACGCATTTGGACCGCTCGACATATCACCTATTTATGAAAGTCGGGCGGTCGGCTTTGAGGGCGACAATTTTCTAAATCTTGTTGTTCAGTTGACGACTCATCAGACACTACTCGAACTTATCGATACCCTGCACAGCATAGAAGACCAGCTCGGTCGCCGTCGGAACGGGCCAAAGTTCAGCGCTCGTACCATTGACATTGACATTCTTCTGTACGGTGAACTGGTCTGCGACAAGCCAATCACGCTGCCTCGCCCGGAGATCACAGAAAACGCCTACGTTCTGAAACCGTTGTGTGACCTCGCGCCCGATGTGTTCCATCCGGGCACTGATCTGACGTACCGCGAGCTATGGCAGCGCTACCCAAAAGACAAGCAAAGCCTATGGCCTGTCTCGCTTGATCTTTAA
- a CDS encoding nitrite reductase, whose amino-acid sequence MGHYTFLTIVGVVFIIGQIIRTAIKERHRNEDEALTNTVQEKLESLEKRIQVLEQIVTDNKYQLEQELAKLADEQKEH is encoded by the coding sequence ATGGGTCACTATACGTTTTTGACCATCGTTGGCGTTGTCTTCATCATTGGGCAAATCATCCGCACTGCGATCAAAGAACGTCATCGGAACGAGGATGAGGCACTCACGAATACTGTACAAGAAAAGCTAGAATCCTTAGAAAAACGGATTCAAGTGCTGGAGCAAATTGTCACAGATAACAAGTATCAATTAGAGCAAGAATTGGCCAAGCTGGCCGACGAACAAAAGGAGCACTAA
- a CDS encoding LemA family protein, which yields MGLWIFLGIIALVFFYLIGIYNKLVALRNRFKNAFAQIDVQLQRRYDLIPNLVETAKGYMQHERETLEAVIEARNQAMAAAKIASQAPDNGKAIATLAGAETALGGALGRLFALAESYPELKADQTMQQLMEELTHTENKVAFARQAFNDAVMFYNTYREQFPNSIIANSFGFKEAQMLELEDEGARKAPKVQF from the coding sequence ATGGGCTTGTGGATCTTTTTGGGCATCATCGCCCTCGTCTTTTTCTATTTGATTGGGATTTACAACAAACTGGTTGCCTTGCGCAATCGGTTCAAAAATGCATTTGCACAAATCGACGTCCAACTTCAACGGCGTTATGACCTGATTCCTAACTTGGTCGAGACGGCCAAAGGCTACATGCAACACGAACGCGAAACCCTAGAGGCGGTGATCGAGGCTCGAAATCAGGCCATGGCCGCCGCCAAAATAGCCAGCCAAGCGCCAGACAATGGCAAGGCGATTGCCACGTTGGCTGGTGCCGAGACCGCCCTTGGCGGTGCACTTGGCCGACTGTTCGCGTTGGCAGAAAGCTACCCAGAGCTCAAAGCCGATCAGACCATGCAGCAGCTCATGGAAGAATTAACACATACCGAAAACAAAGTGGCCTTCGCCCGACAAGCATTTAACGATGCGGTCATGTTCTACAATACCTATCGCGAGCAGTTCCCCAACAGTATCATTGCCAACAGTTTCGGCTTCAAAGAAGCCCAAATGCTTGAACTGGAAGACGAAGGCGCCCGAAAAGCCCCCAAAGTTCAGTTCTGA